Proteins encoded together in one Pseudomonas arsenicoxydans window:
- the rpsJ gene encoding 30S ribosomal protein S10, with the protein MQNQQIRIRLKAFDHRLIDQSTQEIVETAKRTGAQVRGPIPLPTRKERFTVLVSPHVNKDARDQYEIRTHKRVLDIVQPTDKTVDALMKLDLAAGVEVQISLG; encoded by the coding sequence ATGCAAAATCAGCAAATCCGTATCAGGTTGAAGGCTTTTGACCATCGCCTGATCGACCAATCCACCCAGGAAATCGTGGAAACCGCGAAACGTACTGGTGCTCAAGTGCGTGGTCCAATTCCACTGCCTACCCGTAAAGAGCGGTTCACCGTTCTGGTCTCCCCGCACGTCAACAAAGACGCGCGTGACCAGTACGAGATCCGTACTCATAAGCGCGTTCTGGACATCGTCCAGCCAACGGATAAAACCGTTGATGCTCTTATGAAGCTTGATCTTGCGGCCGGTGTGGAAGTGCAGATCAGCCTCGGCTAA